Part of the Micromonospora tarapacensis genome is shown below.
GGCTGGGTAGCCTCGCGGCATGAGGATCGGCATTGTGGGAGCCACCGGCCAGGTCGGTGGCGTGATGCGGCAGGTGCTGGCGGAGCGGGAGTTCCCGGCGGAACAGGTCAGGTTCTTCGCCTCGGCGCGGTCGGCCGGCCGGACAATTGCCTGGCGCGGCGAGGAGATCACCGTCGAGGACGCGGCCACCGCCGACTACTCGGGGCTGGACATCGTGATCTTCTCCGCGGGCAAGGGCTCCGCGAAGGAGTTGGCGCCACGGGTCGCCGCCGCCGGTGCCGTGGTCATCGACAACTCCTCGGCGTTCCGGATGGACCCGCACGTGCCGCTGGTCGTCGCCGAGGTCAACTCGCACGCCGCCGCCGCCCGGCCCAAGGGCATCATCGCCAACCCGAACTGCACCACCATGGCCGCGATGCCGGTGCTGCGCCCGCTGCACGCCGAGGCGGAGCTGGTCAGCCTGGTCGTCTCGACGTACCAGGCGGTCTCCGGTGCCGGGCTGGCCGGCGTCGCCGAGCTGGACGAACAGATCCGCAAGGTGGCCGAGACGGCGACCGGGCTGACCTTCGACGGCGCCGCGGCGGATTTCCCCGCCCCGCGCTCGTTCGCCCGGCCCATCGCGTTCAACGTGCTCCCGCTGGCCGGCTCGGTCGTCGACGACGGTTCGGGGGAGACCGACGAGGAGCAGAAGCTCCGCAACGAGAGCCGCAAGATCCTGGAGATTCCTGGCCTGAAGGTCTCCGGGACCTGCGTCCGGGTGCCGGTCTTCACCGGGCACTCGCTTCAGATCAACGCCCGGTTCGCCCGGCCGATCAGCCCGCGGCGGGCGCACGAACTGCTCGCCGGTGCCCCCGGTGTGGCGCTCTCCGAGGTGCCGACGCCGCTGCTTGCGGCCGGTCAGGATCCGACGTTCGTGGGCCGGATCCGCGCCGACGAGACCGTCGAGCACGGCCTCGCGTTGTTCTGCTCCAACGACAATCTGCGCAAGGGCGCCGCGCTCAACGCCGTGCAGATCGCCGAGCTGGTCGCGGCCGAGGGCTGAGGCGTGTCCCTGTCGACGACGTGGAGGATGCCGTGACCGACGACCAGAACCGGCAGGCGCTGGACGACCTGATCGCGAGCCGTTCGTTGGGGGTGCTGGCGACCATGAAGCGGGACGGGCGGCCGCAGCTGTCCAACGTGGTCTACGCGTTCGACCGGGAGGCGGGGGTGATCCGGGTGTCGGTGACCGACGGCCGGGCGAAGACCGCGAACCTGCGCCGCGACCCGCGCGCCAGCTTCCACGTCAGCAGCGACGACGGCTGGGCGTACGCGGTGGCCGAGGTGCGGGCCGAGCTGAGCCCGGTCGCGGTGGAGCCGGGGGACGACACCGTCGCCGAACTCGTCGGGCTCTACCGGGCGGTGCAGGGCGAGCACCCGGACTGGGACGACTACCGGCGGGCCATGGTCGGCGAGCGGCGGCTGGTGCTGCGGCTGCACGTGGAACGCCGCTACGGCGTCGCACCGCGCGGCTGACCGCCCCACGTTACTGGTCGGTGCGGCCGGGTAGACCCATGGTTGCCCCACACCCAGAGGGAGGCACCATGACAACGGTCGGAGAGTTCATGACCACCCGATTGGTGACCATGGACGGCAACGCCACACTGGTCGCGGCGGCCCAGGAGATGCGTGACTCCGCGATCGGCGATGTGGTGGTGACCGACGGCGACAGCGTGGTCGGTATCGTCACGGACCGGGACATCACGGTTCGCGGCGTCGCGGAGCAGATGGACCCGGACACCACCCGGCTGAACCAGATCACCAGCAAGGACGTGGTGACGGTGAGTCAGTACGATGACGCCGTCGCCGCCGCCGACCTGATGCGGACGTACGCCGTGCGGCGGCTGCCCGTGATCGAGGACGGCCGGCTGATCGGCCTGGTGTCGATGGGCGACCTGGCCGTCGAGCGGGAGCCCCAGTCGGTGCTCGCCGACATCAGCGCCGACGACCCCAACAACTGATCCACCCGCCGATCGAAGCCGGCTCCCCGGTGCGGGGAGCCGGCTTCGCGTCGCCGGCGTCGCCCGGCGACTCACCCCATCCGGGCGAGGTTGACGTCCCGGCCGGCGGGGACCCGAACCCGGGACACGAGTGACCGGGAGGAGGGTGGCGATGGCGGACACGACCACACGTTTCTTCGAGGACCTCGACCACCGGGGGTACGAGCCCCTGCTGGCGAAGACCTCCGGAGCCCTGCGCTTCGATCTGCACGAGGGGCCGCAGACCACGCACTGGCTGGTGCGGATCGACCGCGGGGAGGTCAGGGTCAGCCAGGAGGACATGGAGGCGGACACGGTGGTCGGCACCAGCCCGGAACTGTTCGAGGACCTGGTCACCGGCCGGGAGAACGGGCTGGCGGCGCTGCTGCGGGGGGACATGACGGTGACCGGCGACCCCCGCCTGGTGGTGCAGGTGGAACGGATCTTCCCCGGGCCGCCGTACGCCCAGGGGCCGCACCGCTACCGGAAGGGGGTGCAGTGATGGCGCCGAGCCACACCGTGCGGATCCTCGACGGCAACACCTTCGTCGTCTGCGAGCCCACCGGGGACATCGAGGCGACGCCGACGGAGCCGACCGGATTGTTCTCCATCGACACCCGCTTCCTGTCCAAGTGGGTGCTCACGGTCGACGGCGAGCGGCTGAACGCCCTCTCCTACGACGACCTCCAGTACTACGAGTCGCGCTTCTTCCTGGTGCCCGGCCTGGCCACGCACTACGTCGACGCGAAACTCTCGATCATCCGGGAGCGGGCGGTCGGTGAGAGTTTCCGGGAGAGCGTCACCATCCTCAACCACGACGAGAAGGCGGTCGAGCTGGAGATCCGGATGGACGCCGCCTGCGACTTCGCCGACCTGTTCGAGGTGAAGGACGAGATCCTGAACAAGAAGGGCGAGATCTATTCCGAGGTCGAGCCGGAGCGGCTGCGCCTCGGCTACCGGCGCGGCAACTTCAAGCGGGAGACGATCATCTCATCGTCCGCGCCGGCCCGGTTCGACCGCAGCGGCTTCGCGTACACCGTCCACCTGGAGCCGAACGAGCAGTGGGACACCGTCATCGACGTGCAGACCCTGGCGCTCGGTCCGGGCGGGCGGGACCTGCGGATGGGGGTGCAGGTGCACGCCACCGAGCGGCTCGCGCTCCAGCACGACCTGGAGGAGTGGATCCGCAAGGCACCGAAGGTGAACAGCGAGCACGGTGAGGTCGGCGCGACGTACCGAAAGTGCATCGTCGACCTGGCCGCGTTGCGCTTCTCGCCGCTGTCGCTCGGCGGCCAGATCCTCCCGGCCGCCGGCCTGCCCTGGTTCATGACCATGTTCGGCCGGGACAGCATCCTGACCTGCCTGCAGACGTTGCCGTTCACGCCCGAACTGAGCGCGACCACCCTGCGAATCCTGGCCGCCCTGCAGGGCACCCGGTTCGACGACTTCCGGGAGGAGGATCCGGGCCGGATTCTGCACGAGATGCGCTACGGCGAGAGCGCCGCGTTCGAGGAGCAGCCGCACTCGCCCTACTACGGCGCGGTGGACTCCACGCCGCTGTTCGTGGTGCTGCTCGACGAGTACGAGCAGTGGAGCGGTGACGGCGCGCTGGTCAGGGAGTTGGAGCAGGAGTGCCGCCGGGCGTTCGACTGGATCGACGACCACGCCGATCTGGTCGGCAACGGCTACATCTGGTACGAGCGGCGCAACACCGACACCGGCCTGGAGAACCAGTGCTGGAAGGACTCCTGGGACTCCATCTCCTACCGCGACGGCACGCTGCCGCCGTTTCCGCGGGCCACCTGCGAGGTGCAGGGGTACGCGTACGACGCGAAGATGCGCGGGGCGCGGTTGGCCCGCGAGTTCTGGGGCGACCCGGCGTTCGCCGATCAGTTGGAGCGGGAGGCCGCGGCGCTCAAGGAACGGTTCAACCGGGACTGGTGGGTCGCCGACGGCGGCTACTACGCGCTCGCGCTGGACCCGGACGGGCGGCAGTGCGACGTGCTCAGCTCCAACATCGGCCACCTGCTGTGGAGCGGGATCGTCGACGACGACCGGGCCGCGCAGATCGCGGAGCACCTGGTCGGGCCGCGGCTGTTCACCGGCTGGGGGGTTCGCACGCTGGCCGAGGGCGAGATCCGTTACAACCCCATCGGGTACCACAACGGCACCGTCTGGCCCTTCGACACCTCCTTCTGCGCCTGGGGACTGCGCCGGTACGGCTTCGCCGAGGAGGCGGCCACCATCGCCAGCGGGATCCTGGACGCTGCCCGGTACTTCGACGGGCGGCTGCCGGAGGCATTCGGCGGCTATCCGCGCGAGCAGACGAAGTTCCCGGTGGAGTACCCGACGGCGTGCAGCCCGCAGGCGTGGTCGACGGGTGCGCCGCTGCTGCTGCTGCGCACCATGCTCGGTCTCGAACCGCACGACGGGCACCTGGCGGTCGAGCCACGGCTGCCGGTGGGCATGGGGCGGATCGAGGTGCTGGACATCCCGGGCCGCTGGGGTCGGGTGGACGCCTTCGCCCGTGGCCGCCTCGACCTGCACGACCTGGCCGACTGATCGGGGCGGCGGCGACCCTACCGATGCGTAACCTACTCAGGGTAAAGTTGTCGGATGCCGGAACTCGTGTACCCACCCGTGATCGCCGCCGCCAAGACGATGTTCCGGGTCCTCGACCTCAAGCTGACCGTCGACGGCGACCACCACGTGCCCCGCACCGGTGGGGCGGTGCTGGCCAGCAACCATGTCAGTTACCTCGACTTCATCTTCTGCGGGCTGGGCGCGCTCGAGTCCAGGCGACTCGTCCGGTTCATGGCGAAGGATTCGGTGTTCCGGCACCGGGTGTCGGGTCCACTCATGCGCGGGATGCGGCACATTCCGGTGGACCGGCGCGCGGGCGCC
Proteins encoded:
- a CDS encoding aspartate-semialdehyde dehydrogenase, producing MRIGIVGATGQVGGVMRQVLAEREFPAEQVRFFASARSAGRTIAWRGEEITVEDAATADYSGLDIVIFSAGKGSAKELAPRVAAAGAVVIDNSSAFRMDPHVPLVVAEVNSHAAAARPKGIIANPNCTTMAAMPVLRPLHAEAELVSLVVSTYQAVSGAGLAGVAELDEQIRKVAETATGLTFDGAAADFPAPRSFARPIAFNVLPLAGSVVDDGSGETDEEQKLRNESRKILEIPGLKVSGTCVRVPVFTGHSLQINARFARPISPRRAHELLAGAPGVALSEVPTPLLAAGQDPTFVGRIRADETVEHGLALFCSNDNLRKGAALNAVQIAELVAAEG
- a CDS encoding PPOX class F420-dependent oxidoreductase, coding for MTDDQNRQALDDLIASRSLGVLATMKRDGRPQLSNVVYAFDREAGVIRVSVTDGRAKTANLRRDPRASFHVSSDDGWAYAVAEVRAELSPVAVEPGDDTVAELVGLYRAVQGEHPDWDDYRRAMVGERRLVLRLHVERRYGVAPRG
- a CDS encoding CBS domain-containing protein, with protein sequence MTTVGEFMTTRLVTMDGNATLVAAAQEMRDSAIGDVVVTDGDSVVGIVTDRDITVRGVAEQMDPDTTRLNQITSKDVVTVSQYDDAVAAADLMRTYAVRRLPVIEDGRLIGLVSMGDLAVEREPQSVLADISADDPNN
- a CDS encoding SCP2 sterol-binding domain-containing protein; its protein translation is MADTTTRFFEDLDHRGYEPLLAKTSGALRFDLHEGPQTTHWLVRIDRGEVRVSQEDMEADTVVGTSPELFEDLVTGRENGLAALLRGDMTVTGDPRLVVQVERIFPGPPYAQGPHRYRKGVQ
- a CDS encoding amylo-alpha-1,6-glucosidase; the protein is MAPSHTVRILDGNTFVVCEPTGDIEATPTEPTGLFSIDTRFLSKWVLTVDGERLNALSYDDLQYYESRFFLVPGLATHYVDAKLSIIRERAVGESFRESVTILNHDEKAVELEIRMDAACDFADLFEVKDEILNKKGEIYSEVEPERLRLGYRRGNFKRETIISSSAPARFDRSGFAYTVHLEPNEQWDTVIDVQTLALGPGGRDLRMGVQVHATERLALQHDLEEWIRKAPKVNSEHGEVGATYRKCIVDLAALRFSPLSLGGQILPAAGLPWFMTMFGRDSILTCLQTLPFTPELSATTLRILAALQGTRFDDFREEDPGRILHEMRYGESAAFEEQPHSPYYGAVDSTPLFVVLLDEYEQWSGDGALVRELEQECRRAFDWIDDHADLVGNGYIWYERRNTDTGLENQCWKDSWDSISYRDGTLPPFPRATCEVQGYAYDAKMRGARLAREFWGDPAFADQLEREAAALKERFNRDWWVADGGYYALALDPDGRQCDVLSSNIGHLLWSGIVDDDRAAQIAEHLVGPRLFTGWGVRTLAEGEIRYNPIGYHNGTVWPFDTSFCAWGLRRYGFAEEAATIASGILDAARYFDGRLPEAFGGYPREQTKFPVEYPTACSPQAWSTGAPLLLLRTMLGLEPHDGHLAVEPRLPVGMGRIEVLDIPGRWGRVDAFARGRLDLHDLAD